In Pseudorasbora parva isolate DD20220531a chromosome 20, ASM2467924v1, whole genome shotgun sequence, a single window of DNA contains:
- the LOC137049309 gene encoding putative nuclease HARBI1 isoform X2: MASPFLPNPVDISAQIVRRALRRERVFRDRQNPLDFPDTYLYERYRFSAEGICYICELLEPHIANVTRRSHALTVPQMVCIALRFFASGTYLYAIGDAENLGKNTVCRTIRKVVLALQGYINGFIVFPGHLSTMSIKEGFYKIAGFPRVIGAIDCTHVAISTALGEHEADYVNRKSFHSLNVQMTCDHECMITSLDAKWPGSVHDSRIFRESVLCQRFEEGLFDGLLVGDRGYACQRFLLTPHPDPHTGPQNRFNVALSKTRVKIEMTFGILKARFNCLRRLRVSPERASQIVAACAILHNIATIRKERVPPQNQLLPDEIDPITLDHPAGAAVRDAITTQYFT, translated from the exons ATGGCTTCACCTTTTCTACCAAATCCTGTGGACATCTCCGCGCAAATTGTTAGAAGAGCACTTCGTAGAGAAAGAGTTTTTAGGGACAGACAAAATCCTCTTGACTTTCCTGATACGTACTTATATGAAAGATACAGATTTTCCGCAGAAGGAATCTGTTATATTTGCGAACTTCTTGAGCCGCACATTGCAAATGTGACTCGTCGAAGCCATGCCCTTACTGTACCGCAAATGGTATGTATTGCGTTGCGATTTTTTGCAAGTGGTACATACTTGTATGCGATCGGTGATGCAGAGAACCTTGGGAAAAACACGGTTTGTCGAACCATTCGCAAGGTGGTCCTTGCACTGCAGGGGTACATAAATGGCTTCATTGTGTTTCCTGGACATTTATCGACCATGTCCATAAAAGAGGGCTTTTATAAAATTGCCG GATTCCCTAGAGTCATAGGAGCAATAGACTGCACACACGTTGcaatctccactgctctaggaGAACATGAGGCTGATTATGTAAACAGAAAGTCCTTTCACAGCCTTAATGTTCAG ATGACTTGTGATCATGAATGCATGATCACAAGTTTGGATGCTAAATGGCCTGGCTCAGTGCATGACTCCCGAATTTTCCGTGAGTCTGTGTTGTGTCAGCGCTTTGAGGAAG GGCTTTTTGATGGCCTGTTGGTAGGAGACAGGGGTTATGCATGCCAGAGGTTTTTGCTAACTCCCCATCCTGATCCTCACACAGGGCCACAAAACCGCTTCAATGTGGCCCTCAGTAAAACCAGGGTCAAGATCGAGATGACCTTTGGCATCCTAAAGGCACGTTTCAACTGCCTTCGGCGCTTAAGAGTGTCACCAGAGCGGGCATCTCAGATAGTGGCTGCATGTGCCATTCTGCACAATATAGCCACCATCAGAAAGGAGCGAGTACCACCACAAAACCAGCTTCTCCCCGATGAAATTGACCCCATCACACTTGACCACCCAGCTGGGGCAGCTGTCAGAGATGCAATCacaacacaatattttacttAA
- the LOC137049309 gene encoding putative nuclease HARBI1 isoform X1 — MASPFLPNPVDISAQIVRRALRRERVFRDRQNPLDFPDTYLYERYRFSAEGICYICELLEPHIANVTRRSHALTVPQMVCIALRFFASGTYLYAIGDAENLGKNTVCRTIRKVVLALQGYINGFIVFPGHLSTMSIKEGFYKIAGFPRVIGAIDCTHVAISTALGEHEADYVNRKSFHSLNVQVRGFFICIEMNISLNNNFNRTMIYRTFNLQMTCDHECMITSLDAKWPGSVHDSRIFRESVLCQRFEEGLFDGLLVGDRGYACQRFLLTPHPDPHTGPQNRFNVALSKTRVKIEMTFGILKARFNCLRRLRVSPERASQIVAACAILHNIATIRKERVPPQNQLLPDEIDPITLDHPAGAAVRDAITTQYFT; from the exons ATGGCTTCACCTTTTCTACCAAATCCTGTGGACATCTCCGCGCAAATTGTTAGAAGAGCACTTCGTAGAGAAAGAGTTTTTAGGGACAGACAAAATCCTCTTGACTTTCCTGATACGTACTTATATGAAAGATACAGATTTTCCGCAGAAGGAATCTGTTATATTTGCGAACTTCTTGAGCCGCACATTGCAAATGTGACTCGTCGAAGCCATGCCCTTACTGTACCGCAAATGGTATGTATTGCGTTGCGATTTTTTGCAAGTGGTACATACTTGTATGCGATCGGTGATGCAGAGAACCTTGGGAAAAACACGGTTTGTCGAACCATTCGCAAGGTGGTCCTTGCACTGCAGGGGTACATAAATGGCTTCATTGTGTTTCCTGGACATTTATCGACCATGTCCATAAAAGAGGGCTTTTATAAAATTGCCG GATTCCCTAGAGTCATAGGAGCAATAGACTGCACACACGTTGcaatctccactgctctaggaGAACATGAGGCTGATTATGTAAACAGAAAGTCCTTTCACAGCCTTAATGTTCAGGTGAGAGGATTTTTCATTTGCATTGAGATGAACATTTCACTGAATAATAACTTTAACAGGACAATGATTTACCGTACATTTAATCTGCAGATGACTTGTGATCATGAATGCATGATCACAAGTTTGGATGCTAAATGGCCTGGCTCAGTGCATGACTCCCGAATTTTCCGTGAGTCTGTGTTGTGTCAGCGCTTTGAGGAAG GGCTTTTTGATGGCCTGTTGGTAGGAGACAGGGGTTATGCATGCCAGAGGTTTTTGCTAACTCCCCATCCTGATCCTCACACAGGGCCACAAAACCGCTTCAATGTGGCCCTCAGTAAAACCAGGGTCAAGATCGAGATGACCTTTGGCATCCTAAAGGCACGTTTCAACTGCCTTCGGCGCTTAAGAGTGTCACCAGAGCGGGCATCTCAGATAGTGGCTGCATGTGCCATTCTGCACAATATAGCCACCATCAGAAAGGAGCGAGTACCACCACAAAACCAGCTTCTCCCCGATGAAATTGACCCCATCACACTTGACCACCCAGCTGGGGCAGCTGTCAGAGATGCAATCacaacacaatattttacttAA
- the LOC137049983 gene encoding uncharacterized protein yields the protein MACNTGVQSDHYRELAYAVRLAAKLSVPQPEKVTSQSVIDNFFWNLTERNLEVIQAALSYPFSRQQIHQMLTAIAASATTTAAGLMSKLSGVVGMDASAVVNPNRPSTSASTEDLQQDPSEEGPVILKTERLPFVYPLETLFGITVDVLLSSGECDFSNSLGEDSWPSSELAGIVVEEVWHRVNVVMHNNILKINAASSPCFVYFCPDDSCSNIGELLISRVIRKLSVLHCHITRGAAMKAIGTVLAAIEAKLPCALRPSRTVEATSNVIDYIVEELIRAWDPTAASRTWRSGPVPVLRPTFESHEGGLSLVLLESDQPSDSDGPKTITLFDSLMTALYMSKCSGHVSGQDISYAASGRLQRLTDLMNCVQRCEMPPTERDSEEVRTTAKDFLHYFVEELVQRLLVSSRFPQPAKLPENTPVMPFSIKEEDFDLTVVDHLTELVVSQVFDSLEKKFPPAEQLTPIEMNSQAVSVQEDLPKLTFRNRLKMMKSNILKKMKNPFRSKKDRKSKGDTEERAAQEPKKKSSFLGRMISFSLKIKTSLDPLQFAYQWMMLSTQGCSTSCDLCKEPGLQLCFNSSSRIPTAFCALLHLSVDHQLPDRQAEGKAL from the exons ATGGCTTGTAATACTGGAGTTCAGTCAGACCATTACAGAGAACTGGCCTATGCGGTGCGTTTAGCTGCAAAACTCTCTGTACCACAGCCGGAGAAGGTCACTTCTCAATCAGTCATCGACAACTTCTTCTGGAATCTGACTGAGCG gaATTTGGAAGTGATACAGGCGGCACTGAGCTACCCT ttctccaGACAGCAAATCCATCAAATGCTGACTGCCATTGCAGCGTCAGCCACCACAACTGCAGCTGGTTTAATGTCAAAACTATCTGGTGTAGTGGGCATGGATGCCTCTGCAGTGGTGAACCCAAACAGGCCATCCACATCCGCATCCACTGAGGATCTTCAGCAGGACCCTTCAGAAGAAGGACCAGTGATCCTGAAGACGGAGCGGCTCCCATTTGTGTATCCACTTGAAACCCTTTTTGGGATCACGGTGGATGTTCTCCTCAGCAGCGGTGAATGTGATTTCAGCAACTCTCTGGGTGAAGACAGCTGGCCTTCCTCTGAACTCGCTGGCATTGTGGTGGAGGAAGTTTGGCATCGGGTGAATGTGGTGATGCACAACAACATCCTGAAGATCAACGCAGCCTCGTCACCGTGCTTCGTTTACTTCTGTCCGGATGATTCCTGCTCTAATATTGGGGAATTACTGATCAGTAGGGTCATCCGAAAGCTGAGTGTTTTGCATTGCCACATCACCCGTGGAGCGGCCATGAAAGCCATCGGCACAGTCCTCGCGGCAATAGAGGCCAAACTCCCCTGTGCTCTCAGACCGAGCCGTACGGTTGAGGCCACAAGCAATGTAATCGACTACATTGTGGAGGAACTCATTCGGGCATGGGATCCTACTGCAGCGTCCAGGACATGGAGAAGTGGGCCTGTCCCAGTTCTGCGGCCGACTTTTGAGTCACATGAGGGTGGACTGTCACTCGTCCTGCTGGAGTCAGATCAACCCTCAGACAGTGACGGGCCAAAGACCATCACCTTATTTGACTCTCTGATGACCGCTCTTTACATGTCGAAGTGCAGCGGTCACGTCAGCGGGCAGGACATCAGTTACGCAGCTTCAGGACGACTGCAAAGGCTCACAGATTTAATGAACTGTGTCCAGAGATGTGAGATGCCGCCGACAGAGAGAGACTCGGAGGAGGTCAGAACGACTGCTAAAGATTTTCTCCATTATTTTGTGGAGGAACTCGTGCAGCGTCTTCTTGTGTCCTCCAGATTCCCCCAACCTGCAAAACTCCCTGAAAATACTCCAGTGATGCCCTTCTCCATTAAAGAAGAAGATTTCGATCTGACAGTGGTGGATCATCTGACAGAGTTGGTGGTCAGCCAAGTTTTTGACTCACTGGAAAAGAAATTTCCACCGGCTGAACAGTTGACACCGATTGAGATGAACAGTCAGGCTGTGTCGGTTCAGGAGGATCTGCCAAAGCTGACCTTCAGAAACAGGTTAAAGATGATGAAGTCAAACATCCTTAAAAAG ATGAAGAATCCCTTCAGGTCCAAAAAGGACAGGAAGAGCAAGGGTGATACTGAGGAAAGAGCAGCTCAGGAACCCAAAAAGAAGTCATCATTTTTAGGGCGGATGATTTCCTTCTCCCTAAAAATTAA GACATCCCTGGACCCCCTGCAGTTTGCTTATCAGTGGATGATGCTGTCGACACAGGGCTGCTCCACATCCTGTGACTTGTGTAAGGAGCCTGGACTTCAGCTCTGCTTTAACTCATCATCACGGATACCCACAGCCTTCTGTGCCCTCCTCCATCTGTCAGTGGATCATCAGCTTCCTGACAGACAGGCGGAGGGAAAAGCGCTCTAG
- the LOC137049345 gene encoding L-rhamnose-binding lectin CSL3-like translates to MLVLKLSWISLLLFLCPHGAEAKSVEVCEGNSASLQCDTGFIKVLNANYGRTDCTVCAAGKPAHQLSNNNCKKADSLSIMSARCDGLKSCTVSAVNSVFSDPCVGTYKYLTLSYDCIPAKERSVVACEGKSASLQCDTGFIKVLNANYGRTDCTVCATGKPAHQLSNNNCKKAESLSIMSARCDGLKSCTVSAVNSVFSDPCVGTYKYLTLSYDCIPAKRNVTCAGQKSIIECEVGVLSIHHANYGRRDLETCPHKLATTCDCYSPQTSSLVSSCNGKKSCQLDASNSVFSDPCVGVHKYLEVTYSCKCGCNDGT, encoded by the exons TTCTGTGTCCGCATG GTGCGGAAGCAAAAAGTGTGGAAGTCTGTGAAGGAAACTCTGCATCTCTCCAATGTG ATACTGGTTTCATAAAGGTCCTTAATGCCAACTATGGGCGAACTGACTGCACCGTCTGCGCTGCTGGAAAACCAGCTCATCAGCTCTCAAATAACAACTGCAAAAAGGCTGACTCCCTCTCTATAATGTCTGCTCG GTGTGATGGACTGAAGAGCTGTACTGTCTCTGCAGTCAACTCGGTTTTCTCTGATCCTTGTGTTGGGACTTATAAATACCTGACTTTGTCTTATGACTGTATCCCAGCAA AAGAAAGAAGTGTGGTCGCCTGTGAAGGAAAGTCTGCATCTCTCCAATGTG ATACTGGTTTCATAAAGGTCCTTAATGCCAATTATGGGCGAACTGACTGCACCGTCTGCGCTACTGGAAAACCAGCTCATCAGCTCTCAAATAACAACTGCAAAAAGGCTGAATCCCTCTCTATAATGTCTGCTCG GTGTGATGGACTGAAGAGCTGTACTGTCTCTGCAGTCAACTCGGTTTTCTCTGATCCTTGTGTTGGGACTTATAAATATCTGACTTTGTCTTATGACTGTATCCCAGCAA AGAGAAATGTAACCTGTGCCGGGCAAAAAAGCATCATTGAGTGTG AAGTTGGTGTTCTTTCTATTCATCATGCCAATTATGGCCGCCGGGATCTTGAAACCTGCCCTCATAAATTGGCAACCACATGCGACTGTTACAGTCCTCAGACCAGCAGCCTTGTTTCCAG CTGCAATGGGAAGAAGTCTTGTCAACTCGACGCTTCAAATTCTGTCTTCTCTGATCCATGTGTGGGTGTCCATAAGTATCTGGAAGTGACATACAGCTGTAAATGTGGATGTAATGATGGCACATGA